A single window of Gemmatimonadales bacterium DNA harbors:
- the rph gene encoding ribonuclease PH encodes MRPDGRSVSQLRPVVLERNANPYAEGSCLVRFGGTLIHCTASVEVGVPPFKKGSGQGWVTAEYAMLPRATSERTNRERNGPGGRSQEIQRLIGRSLRAGMGRWDFGEYTIKIDCDVLQADGGTRTASITGASVALADACSWLAERTGKPSPFGQLVAAVSVGVVGGEVCLDLAYTEDKDAEVDANVVMRAPSDLVEVQGTGEQGVFSRAQLDRMLDLADAGLAELFAAQRKALGW; translated from the coding sequence ATGCGTCCTGACGGCCGATCCGTAAGCCAGCTTCGGCCCGTCGTGCTGGAGCGAAATGCCAACCCGTATGCCGAAGGGTCCTGCCTCGTTCGTTTCGGCGGTACGCTGATCCACTGCACGGCATCGGTGGAAGTCGGGGTTCCGCCGTTCAAGAAGGGCTCAGGGCAGGGCTGGGTCACTGCCGAGTACGCCATGCTGCCGCGTGCCACGAGCGAGCGCACCAATCGTGAACGCAACGGGCCGGGCGGCCGGAGCCAGGAGATCCAGCGATTGATCGGCCGTTCGCTGCGTGCCGGGATGGGACGCTGGGATTTCGGCGAGTACACCATCAAGATCGACTGCGATGTTTTGCAGGCCGACGGCGGGACTCGCACCGCGAGCATTACCGGAGCATCGGTGGCGCTGGCGGATGCCTGCAGCTGGCTGGCGGAACGCACCGGTAAGCCATCGCCATTCGGACAGCTGGTGGCCGCGGTGTCGGTAGGCGTCGTCGGTGGGGAAGTCTGTCTCGACCTTGCCTACACCGAAGACAAGGATGCCGAGGTCGATGCCAACGTCGTGATGCGCGCACCTTCCGACCTCGTCGAGGTTCAGGGTACCGGAGAGCAGGGAGTCTTCTCGCGGGCGCAGCTCGATCGAATGCTCGACTTGGCCGACGCGGGCTTGGCGGAGCTCTTCGCGGCCCAGCGAAAGGCATTGGGATGGTAA
- a CDS encoding adenylyltransferase/cytidyltransferase family protein: MTTARATADKVLSLDDAIRWRHQAPTPVVFTNGVFDLLHAGHVDYLEAARALGGSLIVGVNSDGSAAALGKGPGRPFVGAVERARLLAALTAVDRVVVFEELTPSALIDALAPDILVKGGDYTREMVVGAEAVEARGGRVELIPLTPDRSTTSLVERIRHAS, from the coding sequence GTGACGACGGCACGCGCCACGGCGGACAAGGTCCTGTCTCTCGACGATGCGATCCGCTGGCGGCATCAGGCGCCGACGCCGGTCGTCTTTACCAACGGCGTCTTCGATCTGCTGCATGCAGGACATGTCGACTACCTCGAAGCTGCCCGCGCACTCGGCGGGTCCCTCATCGTGGGCGTCAACAGCGATGGGTCGGCCGCCGCCCTGGGCAAGGGTCCCGGTCGTCCGTTCGTCGGCGCCGTGGAGCGAGCCCGTCTGCTTGCCGCCCTCACTGCGGTGGATCGGGTCGTGGTTTTCGAGGAGTTGACACCCTCGGCCCTGATCGACGCGCTGGCGCCCGATATCCTGGTCAAGGGCGGCGACTACACCCGTGAGATGGTCGTCGGTGCGGAGGCCGTCGAGGCCCGGGGCGGACGTGTCGAGTTGATTCCCTTGACTCCTGATCGATCAACGACCTCACTGGTGGAGAGAATTCGTCATGCGTCCTGA